The following are encoded together in the Citrobacter arsenatis genome:
- a CDS encoding methylaspartate ammonia-lyase, translated as MKIKKALFTAGYSSFYFDDQQAIKNGAGHDGFIYTGTPVTPGFTSVRQAGECVSVQLILENGAVAVGDCAAVQYSGAGGRDPLFLAENFIPFLNDHIKPLLEGRDVDAFLPNARFFDQLRIDGHLLHTAVRYGLSQALLDAAALATGRLKTEVVCDEWQLPCVPEAIPLFGQSGDDRYIAVDKMILKGVDVLPHALINNVEEKLGFKGEKLREYVRWLSNRILSLRTSERYHPTLHIDVYGTIGLIFDMDPVRCAEYIASLEAEAQGLPLYIEGPVDAGNKPDQIRMLTAITKELTRLGSGVKIVADEWCNTYQDIVDFTDAGSCHMVQIKTPDLGGIHNIVDAVLYCNKHAMEAYQGGTCNETEISARTCVHVALAARPMRMLVKPGMGFDEGLNIVFNEMNRTIALLQTKD; from the coding sequence ATGAAAATCAAAAAGGCCCTTTTCACCGCTGGCTACTCCTCATTTTATTTTGACGATCAGCAGGCCATCAAAAACGGTGCTGGTCATGACGGGTTTATCTATACCGGCACGCCGGTCACACCTGGATTTACCTCTGTTCGTCAGGCGGGTGAATGTGTTTCCGTGCAGCTGATTCTGGAAAATGGCGCGGTAGCAGTGGGCGATTGCGCAGCGGTGCAATATTCAGGTGCAGGCGGTCGTGACCCGTTGTTCCTGGCAGAAAACTTCATTCCGTTCCTCAACGATCACATCAAACCGCTGCTGGAAGGCCGTGACGTTGATGCGTTCCTGCCAAACGCCCGTTTCTTTGATCAACTGCGTATTGACGGTCATCTGTTGCATACCGCCGTTCGCTATGGTCTGTCTCAGGCGCTGCTCGACGCTGCGGCACTGGCGACCGGTCGTCTGAAAACTGAAGTGGTTTGCGATGAATGGCAACTGCCGTGCGTGCCGGAAGCCATTCCATTATTTGGTCAGAGCGGCGACGACCGTTATATCGCCGTTGACAAGATGATCCTCAAAGGTGTGGACGTCCTGCCGCATGCGCTGATCAACAACGTGGAAGAGAAGCTGGGCTTTAAAGGCGAAAAACTGCGTGAGTACGTCCGTTGGTTATCCAACCGCATCTTAAGCCTGCGCACCAGCGAGCGTTATCACCCGACGCTGCACATTGATGTGTACGGCACGATCGGGCTGATCTTCGATATGGATCCGGTGCGCTGCGCCGAGTACATCGCCAGCCTGGAAGCCGAAGCTCAGGGCCTGCCGCTGTACATTGAAGGCCCGGTTGATGCCGGAAACAAGCCGGATCAGATCCGCATGTTGACCGCCATCACCAAAGAGCTGACTCGTCTGGGTTCCGGCGTAAAAATCGTTGCCGACGAATGGTGTAACACCTATCAGGATATCGTGGACTTCACCGATGCGGGCAGCTGCCACATGGTGCAGATTAAAACCCCGGATCTTGGCGGTATTCACAACATCGTTGATGCGGTGCTGTATTGCAACAAACACGCCATGGAAGCCTATCAGGGTGGTACCTGTAACGAAACGGAAATCAGTGCGCGTACCTGCGTACACGTGGCGCTGGCCGCGCGTCCAATGCGCATGCTGGTAAAACCAGGTATGGGTTT